GATCTTGCGCGCCACGGCGCCGGTGAAGGCACCGCGCTCGTGGCCGAAGAGCTCGCTCTCCAGGATGTCGTTGGGGATGGCGCCGCAGTTGATGGCCAGGAAGCGTTCGTCCCGCCGCGGGCTGTTCTGATGCAGAGCGGTGGCCACCAGCTCCTTGCCGGTGCCGCTCTCGCCGACGATGAGCACGCTGGAGCGGGTGGGAGCGACGGTGCGGATCTGCTCGAAGAGATGCTCCATGGGAGCGGAGGCGCCGATAATGCTCTCGAAGCCGTACTTCTTGTCGAGCATCTGCCGCAGGTTGGAAACCTCTTCCTTGAGCTGCTTGCGCTCCATCAGGTTCATCACCCGCTGCCGCAGCTCGTAGAGCTCCACCGGCTTGGTGAGATAGTCGTCGGCGCCGACCCGCATGGCCTCCACGGCGCTCTCGATGGAACCGAAGCCGGTGACCAGGATCACTCCCAGGTCGTACTCTCGGTCGCGGATCTCGTTGAGGAAGGAGATGCCGTCCATACCGGGCATCTTGAGATCGCACACCACCACCCGGGCGCCGTCCCGTTGTTCCAGGTATTCCAGCGCCTTGCGGGCATCGTCGAATGTGCGTACGGTCAAACCGGCCTTCTCGATGGCGATGGCCATGGACTCGCGGGAGCCCGTCTCGTCATCGATGACCAGGACTTGGGGTATTTCTGCCATGGCGGGCCATTTTGGCACAAGGGGAGCGGATACACTAGGGCCTTCGTGAGACAACCCGTGCAGCACCCCCGCTCTGATTCCCGACCCAGCGCCGCCGCCGACACCACCGTCGAGGGGGTGCTGGAGTCGGTGGTGTTCTCCAATCCGGAGAATGGCTGGAGCGTGCTCAAAATCGCCGTCCCCGGGCGCCGGGGCCAGGTGACGGTGGTGGGCGAGGTTTTGGGCGTGCAGCCGGGAGAGAATCTGCGCTTCTCCGGCCGCTGGGAGCAGGACCGCAAATGGGGCGAGCGCTTCCGCGCCACCGCCTTCAAACCGGTGCGGCCGGCCACCACCGAGGGCATCGAGCGCTATCTCGGCTCGGGGCTCATCGAGGGCATCGGCAAGAAGATGGCCAAGCGGTTGGTGAAGACCTTCGGGTTGGGCACCCTGGAGGTCATCGAGCAACACCCGGAGCGGCTGCGGCGGGTGCCGGGCATCGGGCCCAAGCGCAGCCAGCAGATTCTCGAAGCCTGGCAGGAGCAGCGGCACATCCAGCGGGTGATGGTCTTTCTGCAAAGCCACGGCATCCAGACCAGCCACGCGGTGCGCATCTTCAAGACCTACGGCGCCGAGGCGGAGGAAAAGGTCACGGAGAACCCCTACCGGCTGGCGGAGGAGGTCTTCGGCATCGGCTTCAAGAGCGCCGACCGCATCGCTCACAACTTGGGAATCCCCAAGGACTCGCCGCGGCGGGCGGAGGCCGGCGTGCTCCACGTGCTGCGGCAGAGCAGCGACCAGGGCCACGTCTTTCTGCCCCGGGGCCAGCTGACGGCCCTCACCGCCGAGCTCTTGGAGGTCGACGAGGACGGCATTCGCAGCGCCATCGACGAGCTGGTGGCGGACGGGCGGCTGGTATCCGAGGAGCTGCCGGAAAGCGCCGACACGGCCCTCTTCACCGCCGCCCACCACGCCGCGGAAACCGCCCTGGCGGCGCGGGTAGGGCAGCTCCTGAGCGCCCCGTCGCGGCTGCCGGACGTGGATGTGGAGAAGGCCATCGAATGGTTCGAAGGGCGGGAAAAGCTACAGCTGGCACCGCAGCAGCGGGAAGCCATCGGCCGCGCTCTGGAAGCGGCGGTGCTGGTGATCACCGGCGGCCCGGGCACCGGCAAGACCACCCTGCTGCGGGGGATCGTGGAGATCCTCGCCGCCAAGGGCGCCCGCATCCTCCTCGCCGCCCCCACCGGCCGCGCCGCCCGGCGCCTGGCGGAAGCCACCGGCCGCGACGCCCGCACGGTGCACCGCATGCTCGAATACGATCCCCGCTCCCACAGCTTCGCCCGCGGACCGGACCTGCCCCTGGACGCCGACCTGGTGATCGTCGACGAAGCCTCCATGCTGGATCTGGCACTGGCCCGCAGCACCTTGGCGGCGGTGCCACTGGGAGCTCGGGTGGTGTTGGTGGGGGACGTGGACCAGCTCCCCTCGGTAGGACCGGGGCGGGTGCTGTCGGATTGCATCACCAGCGGCGCGGTGCCGGTGGTGCGGCTGACGGAGATTTTCCGCCAGGCGGCGGAGAGCCGCATCGTCACCAACGCCCACCGCATCAACCACGGCGAGCCGCCGGTGGTGGAACCGGGGGACGATCCCGCCGCCTCGGACTTTTTCTTCTTTCAGCGCAATGAGCCGGAGGAGGTGGAGGACACCCTCATCCACCTGATCACCGAACGCATCCCGCGAGGCTTCGGGTTCGACCCGCTGACGGAGATCCAGGTGCTCTCCCCCATGAACCGCGGCCTGCTCGGCGTCTACAACCTCAACCATCGACTCCAGGCCTGTCTCAACCCCCGGGGCAAGGCCCTGGGGAGGAGCGGTCCGATTCAGAATCCTTCGAATCAAAACCCTCCTCCCAATTCCGGCGGGACCAACTCCAACCGACCA
This Acidobacteriota bacterium DNA region includes the following protein-coding sequences:
- a CDS encoding ATP-dependent RecD-like DNA helicase; this translates as MQHPRSDSRPSAAADTTVEGVLESVVFSNPENGWSVLKIAVPGRRGQVTVVGEVLGVQPGENLRFSGRWEQDRKWGERFRATAFKPVRPATTEGIERYLGSGLIEGIGKKMAKRLVKTFGLGTLEVIEQHPERLRRVPGIGPKRSQQILEAWQEQRHIQRVMVFLQSHGIQTSHAVRIFKTYGAEAEEKVTENPYRLAEEVFGIGFKSADRIAHNLGIPKDSPRRAEAGVLHVLRQSSDQGHVFLPRGQLTALTAELLEVDEDGIRSAIDELVADGRLVSEELPESADTALFTAAHHAAETALAARVGQLLSAPSRLPDVDVEKAIEWFEGREKLQLAPQQREAIGRALEAAVLVITGGPGTGKTTLLRGIVEILAAKGARILLAAPTGRAARRLAEATGRDARTVHRMLEYDPRSHSFARGPDLPLDADLVIVDEASMLDLALARSTLAAVPLGARVVLVGDVDQLPSVGPGRVLSDCITSGAVPVVRLTEIFRQAAESRIVTNAHRINHGEPPVVEPGDDPAASDFFFFQRNEPEEVEDTLIHLITERIPRGFGFDPLTEIQVLSPMNRGLLGVYNLNHRLQACLNPRGKALGRSGPIQNPSNQNPPPNSGGTNSNRPMLRIGDKVMQVRNNYDLDVFNGDVGRIESVDEDQQLVKVRFGDRLVLYGYGDLDELVPAYACSIHKSQGSEYPCVVVPLHTQHYRMLQRNLLYTALTRAEKLAVLVGQPRALQVAVRNQDTRRRFTRLAERLRQLH